In Brevibacterium pigmentatum, the sequence AGCCCGTAGAGCAGCAGGTTCACGCTCACAGCCAGGGACATGCTGCTCATCGACCACCCGAAGTCCGCATGGAGCGGGACCATGAGGGCACCGGGAGCGGCACGGAACCCGGCGGCGGCGAGCAGGGCGATGAAGGCGACGGCAGCGACCCACCAGGCGGGGTGGATCCGGCGGTGCCTCCGCTGTACGGGTGGAGTGGTCGACATCGATCCCTCGGGCTTTCTTCAAAGAAGTTATACTGGAGACAGTTTAAACAGACTTCGCTGGAGAAAGGTAGCCGAGATGGCATTGCGTTCGGACTGGTCGCAGGAGTTCTGCCCGGTGAAGCGGTCGCTCGATGTGCTCGGCGATCCGTGGGTGCTGCTCATCGCCCGCGACGTCCTCCACGGAAAGGGACGATTCGATCAGCTGCGCGAGAATCTCGGAATCTCCGAGGCCGTCCTCAGCCGGCGGCTGTCAGGAATGCTCGAAGCCGGGCTCTTGACGAAGGTCGACTACGCCGATGGGGCCCGGATCCGCCAAGGCTACGCGGCCACCGAGGCAGCCGCGGATCTGCTTCCGATCCTCCAGCAGCTGTCGCTGTGGGCTGAGAAGCACACCGAACTGCCTGCCGGCGGAAGCCATATGGGACTCATCCACGAAGCCTGCGGGCAGGAGACGACTCAGGGCGAGGTGTGCAGCGCCTGCGGCGAGACTCTGGTTCCCGAACAGATGACCTGGGTCAAACCGTGGATCGACAGAAGGGAGCGGCTGCAGGCGCCAGGGACTCTCAACTGACCCTTGCCCGGACTGGGTGAAGCGGACGTTCTGCTGGGACTGTACGGTTCGCTGGGACTAGCAGGCCGCCTCGGCGAGGGTGGATACTGATTGCGGTGTCCACGAGCGTTCGACGCGGATCGCCACGGCCACCACGACGAGCGCAGCGAGTGCGAGGACGATGGCGGCGACAACCGTGGCGGGGAAGCCGAAGCCGGCGGCGATGACCCAGGCACCGACGGCAGGTCCCACCGCATTGCCGACGTTGAAGGCCGAGGTGTTGACGCTCGCGGCCAGGGTCGGCGCCTGAGTCGCGATCTGGAAGACGCGGGCGTTGAGCGCCCCGGCGATGGAGAAACCGCTGGCGCCCACGAGGACGATCATGATGACGGCAAGGATCGCATGGTCGGCTACCAGCCACAGGGCGCCGAGGCTGAGTGCCAGGGCCGTGAGGCTGCCGACGATATTGCCGAAGATGTTCCTGTCGGCCAAGCGCCCGCCGACGACGACACCGACGAAGGCACCGACGCCGAAGGCCGCGAGGACTGCGGGAACGAGGTCCGCGGACAGGCCGGCCACCCGAGTGAGCAGCGGGGAGAAGTAAGAGAAGGACGCGAACACCGAAGCCTGGAACAGCGCCGTCGTGCCCAGGGCCAACCAGATTCGGGGTCCCTTGAACGCCGCGATCTCGGCACTCAGCAGCGTACGCAGGCTGGGGGCCGCCTCCGCGGGAGCGGGCGATTCTGCTTCGTCTGGGTCGGCGGACTTCGCTGGGTCGGCGGACTTCGCGCTCGACCGGGTGGTCACGGCGATGAGAACGGCGGCCAGCGCGGTGACGAGGGCGACCGCCCAGAACGTCGAACGCCACCCGAACTG encodes:
- a CDS encoding winged helix-turn-helix transcriptional regulator — its product is MALRSDWSQEFCPVKRSLDVLGDPWVLLIARDVLHGKGRFDQLRENLGISEAVLSRRLSGMLEAGLLTKVDYADGARIRQGYAATEAAADLLPILQQLSLWAEKHTELPAGGSHMGLIHEACGQETTQGEVCSACGETLVPEQMTWVKPWIDRRERLQAPGTLN
- a CDS encoding MFS transporter, whose protein sequence is MNTSAPPSLRPRVPAQVYLLAAVIFCLGTSEFMIAGILEPLSADLGVTIPQAGLLITGFAVGMIVGAPAMTLLTLTLPRRATMIVMIIGFSALHILAALSPSYGLLMVSRVLSAFACGGFWAVAAVHTSAIAPAAVQGRALASLVGGLTVANLVGVPMGTWIGTQFGWRSTFWAVALVTALAAVLIAVTTRSSAKSADPAKSADPDEAESPAPAEAAPSLRTLLSAEIAAFKGPRIWLALGTTALFQASVFASFSYFSPLLTRVAGLSADLVPAVLAAFGVGAFVGVVVGGRLADRNIFGNIVGSLTALALSLGALWLVADHAILAVIMIVLVGASGFSIAGALNARVFQIATQAPTLAASVNTSAFNVGNAVGPAVGAWVIAAGFGFPATVVAAIVLALAALVVVAVAIRVERSWTPQSVSTLAEAAC